Proteins encoded by one window of Hyphomicrobium nitrativorans NL23:
- a CDS encoding sulfatase-like hydrolase/transferase gives MTEKGGLTRRNALKLGLAGAMGATGLDSAVAQTVRNAAPVQERARPNILFLLVDEQRYPTVYESSALKDFRATHLPAQSELARRGVSFERHYTASVACVPSRTSLCTGHYPSLHGAANTDGAAKAANDPGMGWLLPGSVPTIGHYLRAGGYRTFWKGKWRVTDADLKVPGTQRSVASYDDTGFADPAKVETYLRANTLDPFGFEGWVGPEPFGADPLKMGSALPEGRQGRDAAISDQVVRLISELDTSEDTNPWFVMASFANPHDISLWGYVSNLAAEEQQRYDFSVPEFVPEEPFDRSLFGRTRTERLDDKPSCQRSFRDAFSQFLPPSMAGRPYTRAYYRFHADVDRRIGEVMAALEGSSFFKNTIVVFTSDHGHLLGAHGGMHQKWYTAYEEALRVPFTIVLPSQWQARSIAMPTSHIDIAPTLLGLVGLDRESLREEIAPAFTDALPLVGRDLSPLLRGEAKIDTFAAPIYFMTDDDPSRGPNEENFIGIAPNSVAQPTHIETVITEIDGEIWKYSRYFDHPRYWSHPGTPGSEGVRDVVLVSKVQEASADGVARRVFDEQVKTTPAVTEYEMYNVSADPMELENLAGRATQKEREAQLRRLLDEQCGQKRLTPQSGPVPGEVGCGKV, from the coding sequence ATGACAGAGAAGGGGGGTTTGACGCGCCGAAATGCGCTCAAACTCGGGCTGGCCGGCGCGATGGGGGCGACCGGCCTGGATTCTGCGGTGGCGCAGACCGTACGCAACGCCGCGCCCGTGCAGGAACGGGCGAGGCCCAATATCCTGTTCCTCCTCGTCGACGAACAACGCTATCCGACCGTTTACGAAAGCTCCGCCCTCAAGGACTTCCGCGCCACTCACCTCCCCGCTCAGTCCGAACTCGCACGTCGCGGCGTCAGCTTCGAGCGCCACTACACGGCCTCCGTCGCCTGCGTGCCCAGCCGAACCTCGTTGTGCACCGGGCACTATCCCTCGCTTCACGGGGCTGCAAACACCGACGGAGCCGCCAAGGCCGCCAACGATCCCGGCATGGGCTGGCTGCTTCCCGGCTCGGTGCCGACGATCGGCCATTACCTCCGGGCTGGAGGCTATCGCACGTTCTGGAAAGGCAAGTGGCGCGTGACGGACGCCGACCTCAAGGTGCCCGGGACCCAGCGCTCCGTCGCGAGCTATGACGATACCGGGTTCGCAGACCCGGCAAAGGTCGAGACGTACCTGCGGGCCAACACGCTCGACCCGTTCGGGTTCGAGGGGTGGGTCGGACCCGAGCCGTTCGGCGCGGATCCGCTGAAGATGGGCTCCGCCCTGCCGGAAGGACGGCAGGGACGTGACGCGGCAATCTCCGATCAGGTCGTCCGGCTGATCAGCGAACTCGACACCTCCGAGGACACTAACCCTTGGTTCGTTATGGCGTCTTTTGCCAACCCGCATGACATCTCGCTGTGGGGCTATGTGTCGAACCTCGCCGCGGAAGAACAGCAGCGCTACGATTTCAGCGTTCCCGAATTCGTGCCCGAAGAGCCGTTCGACCGCAGCCTGTTCGGGCGCACGCGCACCGAGCGGCTGGACGACAAACCCTCGTGCCAGAGATCCTTTCGGGATGCCTTCAGCCAGTTCCTGCCGCCATCCATGGCCGGGCGCCCGTATACGCGCGCCTACTATCGCTTTCATGCGGACGTGGACCGGCGGATCGGCGAGGTGATGGCCGCGCTCGAAGGCTCGTCGTTCTTCAAGAACACGATCGTGGTGTTCACCTCCGACCACGGCCATCTGCTCGGCGCACACGGGGGCATGCATCAGAAATGGTACACGGCTTACGAGGAAGCGCTGCGCGTCCCGTTCACGATCGTGCTGCCCAGCCAATGGCAAGCTCGCTCAATTGCGATGCCGACAAGCCACATCGACATCGCGCCGACGCTGCTCGGGCTTGTCGGCCTCGACCGGGAGTCCCTGCGCGAGGAAATCGCGCCGGCCTTCACGGATGCGCTTCCTTTGGTCGGCCGCGATCTCTCGCCGCTCCTGCGCGGCGAAGCCAAGATCGATACGTTCGCGGCGCCCATCTATTTCATGACCGACGACGATCCGAGCCGTGGGCCAAACGAGGAGAACTTCATCGGCATCGCGCCGAACTCCGTCGCTCAGCCCACCCACATCGAAACGGTCATCACGGAGATCGACGGCGAGATCTGGAAGTATTCGCGCTACTTCGATCACCCGCGCTATTGGAGCCATCCGGGAACGCCCGGCAGCGAAGGCGTGCGCGATGTCGTCCTCGTCTCGAAGGTGCAAGAGGCATCGGCCGACGGCGTAGCGCGACGCGTCTTCGACGAGCAGGTGAAAACCACGCCGGCCGTGACCGAATACGAGATGTACAATGTGTCGGCGGACCCGATGGAACTCGAAAATCTTGCCGGCCGGGCCACACAGAAAGAACGAGAGGCGCAATTGCGCCGGCTGCTCGACGAGCAGTGCGGACAGAAGCGCCTCACGCCGCAGAGCGGCCCCGTTCCGGGCGAAGTGGGATGCGGCAAGGTGTGA
- a CDS encoding helix-turn-helix transcriptional regulator, with translation MPIHPEQCRAARGLLNWTQERLAAAAGVSRSTIKDFERHRHALHQSTEDLLIEAFEQAGAQLLPHGREGPGVRLKRVPRP, from the coding sequence ATGCCTATCCATCCGGAGCAATGTCGGGCCGCCCGCGGTCTGTTGAATTGGACGCAGGAGCGGCTAGCCGCCGCAGCCGGTGTGTCGCGCAGCACGATCAAAGATTTCGAACGTCATCGCCATGCTCTGCACCAGAGCACCGAAGACCTGTTGATCGAGGCATTCGAGCAAGCAGGTGCGCAGTTATTGCCCCATGGGCGCGAAGGCCCGGGCGTGCGCTTGAAGCGGGTACCCAGACCATGA
- a CDS encoding monovalent cation/H+ antiporter subunit A — protein sequence MPGETSLFLTIALPFVGSLLATLLPANARNAEAWLAGTFALLILLVVTASYPGVTDGRVLRATVEWVPSLGLNFSLRMDGFAWMFAMLISGIGFLVVLYARYYMSPKDPIRRFYSLFLAFMGAMLGIVLSGNLILMVVFWELTSIVSFLLIGYWYHTVAARDGAKMALTITAIGGLALLGGVLIIGHIVGSYDLDTVLVSGHLIRNHDLYLPALILVLLGALTKSAQFPFHFWLPSAMSAPTPVSAYLHSATMVKAGVFLMTRLWPALAGTYEWFLIVGTAGMITLVLGAYFAIYQQDIKGLLAYSTISHLGLITLLLGLGSPLGVVAAIFHMMNHATFKASLFMAAGIIDHETGTRDIRRLSGLFRYMPFTATLAMVSSAAMAGVPLLNGFLSKEMFFAEAIERHQTSVLDTIAPYVAVLAGAFAVTYSLRFIHQVFFGPPPTDLPREPHEPPFWMRFPILLLVTACLIVGIIPGRTIGPYLDTAVSSVLGPNKPYYSLAVWHGFNLPLIMSAVALVAGVLLYFKLKDFLAHFENGPPIFARFKGPRIFERVLTTAAWRWPVAIEGRLGTRRLQPQLGMVIIVAFIAAAWPLYTHGFDTGPLTFAGLDPAFALVWLTAIACAIGAAQQARLHRFAALVLLGGAGLATCITFVWFSAPDLAVTQLVVEIVTTVLILLGLRWLPKRSKEAARALGSKNQNRRYRDIALAVVVGAGVTLIAYAMMMRAPPDTIATYFLERAYSEGGGRNVVNVILVDFRAFDTLGEITVVGIVALTVFALLRRFRPAADNVEAPKQQRIQDATDEERPDRQLGDTLSDYLLVPSVIMTWLFPVIIVLAAYLFLRGHDLPGGGFAAGVAMAAAFILQYMALGTRKVEDRLTVLPVNWIGFGLLVAVAIGAASWTIGYPFLTSYSQYVDIPLIGAVPAATALIFDLGVFALVLGATVLMLIALAHQSIRRHRASRVASAIKEEAA from the coding sequence ATGCCGGGCGAGACATCGCTATTTTTGACGATTGCGCTCCCATTCGTGGGCAGCCTGCTCGCGACTCTCCTGCCCGCAAATGCCCGCAATGCCGAAGCCTGGCTCGCCGGCACGTTCGCCCTGCTCATTCTTCTCGTCGTGACCGCGTCCTATCCCGGCGTGACCGACGGACGTGTGCTGCGCGCAACCGTCGAATGGGTCCCGTCTCTCGGGCTCAACTTCTCCCTCAGGATGGACGGGTTCGCATGGATGTTCGCCATGCTAATCAGCGGCATCGGCTTTCTCGTCGTGCTCTATGCGCGATATTACATGTCGCCGAAGGACCCGATCCGGCGCTTCTATTCGCTGTTCCTGGCGTTCATGGGCGCCATGCTCGGCATCGTGCTCTCCGGCAACCTCATTCTGATGGTCGTGTTCTGGGAGCTGACGAGCATCGTCTCGTTCCTGCTCATCGGCTACTGGTACCACACGGTCGCGGCCCGCGACGGCGCCAAGATGGCGCTGACAATCACCGCGATCGGCGGGCTTGCGCTGCTTGGCGGCGTGCTGATCATCGGGCATATCGTCGGCAGCTACGACCTCGACACGGTGCTGGTCTCGGGACACCTGATCCGCAACCACGACCTCTACCTGCCCGCGCTCATTCTCGTTCTGCTCGGCGCGCTGACCAAGAGCGCGCAGTTCCCGTTCCACTTCTGGCTGCCCTCCGCCATGTCCGCGCCGACGCCGGTGTCCGCCTACCTTCACTCCGCGACGATGGTGAAGGCCGGCGTGTTCCTGATGACGCGGCTGTGGCCTGCGCTGGCGGGGACCTACGAGTGGTTCCTGATCGTCGGCACGGCCGGCATGATCACGCTCGTGCTCGGCGCCTACTTCGCGATCTATCAGCAGGACATCAAGGGCCTGCTGGCCTACTCGACCATCAGCCATCTCGGCCTCATCACGCTTCTGCTCGGCCTTGGCAGCCCGCTCGGCGTGGTAGCCGCCATCTTCCACATGATGAACCACGCCACGTTCAAGGCGTCGCTCTTCATGGCGGCCGGTATCATCGACCACGAGACGGGCACGCGCGACATCCGACGATTATCGGGGCTCTTCCGATACATGCCGTTCACGGCCACGCTCGCGATGGTTTCGAGCGCGGCCATGGCCGGCGTGCCGCTGCTCAACGGCTTCCTCTCCAAGGAGATGTTCTTCGCGGAAGCAATCGAGCGTCACCAGACGTCCGTTCTCGATACGATCGCGCCCTATGTCGCCGTGCTTGCGGGTGCGTTTGCGGTCACCTACTCGTTACGCTTCATCCATCAGGTGTTCTTCGGGCCGCCGCCGACCGACCTGCCCCGCGAGCCGCACGAGCCGCCGTTCTGGATGCGCTTCCCGATCCTGCTGCTCGTCACCGCCTGCCTGATCGTCGGCATCATTCCGGGCCGGACCATCGGGCCTTACCTCGACACGGCGGTCTCCTCGGTTCTCGGGCCCAACAAGCCGTATTACAGCCTTGCCGTCTGGCACGGGTTCAACCTGCCGCTGATCATGAGCGCCGTCGCGCTCGTCGCTGGCGTGCTGCTCTATTTCAAGCTCAAGGACTTTCTCGCCCATTTCGAGAACGGCCCGCCGATTTTCGCCCGTTTCAAAGGTCCGCGCATCTTCGAGCGCGTGCTCACGACGGCGGCGTGGAGATGGCCGGTCGCCATCGAAGGACGCCTCGGGACGCGCCGCCTCCAGCCGCAGCTCGGCATGGTCATCATCGTGGCCTTCATCGCCGCGGCGTGGCCGCTCTATACGCACGGCTTCGATACCGGGCCGCTGACGTTCGCCGGGCTCGATCCCGCCTTCGCGCTCGTCTGGCTCACGGCCATCGCCTGCGCCATCGGCGCGGCACAGCAGGCGCGGCTGCATCGGTTTGCGGCGCTCGTTCTGCTCGGCGGCGCGGGGCTCGCGACCTGCATCACCTTCGTGTGGTTCTCGGCGCCCGATCTCGCCGTGACACAGCTCGTCGTGGAGATCGTCACCACGGTTCTCATCCTGCTTGGGCTGCGCTGGCTGCCGAAGCGCTCCAAGGAAGCGGCTCGCGCCCTCGGCTCCAAGAACCAGAACCGGCGCTACCGCGACATCGCGCTCGCCGTCGTGGTGGGTGCGGGCGTCACGCTCATTGCGTACGCCATGATGATGCGCGCGCCCCCCGATACCATCGCCACGTACTTCCTCGAACGCGCCTACAGCGAAGGCGGCGGGCGCAACGTCGTGAACGTGATCCTCGTCGACTTCCGCGCTTTCGACACTCTGGGCGAAATCACGGTGGTCGGCATCGTGGCGCTGACGGTGTTCGCGCTCTTGCGGCGTTTCCGTCCGGCCGCAGACAACGTCGAAGCGCCGAAGCAGCAGCGTATTCAGGACGCGACCGACGAGGAACGTCCGGACCGGCAGTTGGGAGATACCCTCTCGGATTATCTGCTCGTGCCATCCGTTATCATGACGTGGCTGTTCCCGGTCATCATCGTGCTGGCCGCCTATCTCTTCCTGCGCGGCCATGACCTGCCGGGTGGCGGCTTCGCGGCGGGCGTGGCCATGGCGGCAGCGTTCATTCTGCAATACATGGCGCTTGGCACGCGGAAGGTCGAAGACCGCCTGACGGTGCTGCCGGTCAACTGGATCGGCTTCGGCCTGCTCGTGGCCGTCGCAATCGGCGCGGCCTCATGGACGATAGGCTATCCGTTCCTCACATCCTATTCGCAGTATGTGGACATTCCGCTCATCGGCGCGGTGCCGGCCGCGACGGCACTCATCTTCGATCTCGGCGTATTTGCGCTCGTGCTCGGCGCAACGGTGCTGATGCTCATCGCGCTGGCTCACCAGTCCATCCGCCGCCATCGCGCTTCGCGGGTTGCGAGCGCCATCAAGGAGGAGGCCGCCTGA
- a CDS encoding Na+/H+ antiporter subunit C: MELMLAIGIGVLIGSGVWLLLRTRTFQVIIGLSLIAYGVNLFIFSMGRLKTNAAPILESGAVDPSRYADPVPQALVLTAIVIGFATTALFLVVLLASRGLTGSDHVDGTESK; encoded by the coding sequence ATGGAACTCATGCTCGCCATCGGTATCGGCGTTCTGATCGGCTCGGGCGTCTGGCTCCTGCTCAGGACCCGCACGTTCCAAGTCATCATCGGACTGTCGCTGATCGCCTACGGCGTCAATCTCTTCATCTTCAGCATGGGCCGCCTCAAGACAAACGCGGCACCCATCCTCGAATCGGGCGCCGTCGATCCCTCACGCTATGCGGACCCCGTACCGCAGGCGCTCGTGCTGACGGCGATTGTCATCGGCTTTGCCACGACCGCACTCTTTCTTGTCGTGCTGCTGGCCTCGCGCGGTCTGACGGGTAGCGATCACGTCGACGGAACGGAATCCAAATGA
- a CDS encoding monovalent cation/H+ antiporter subunit D, with translation MTGAANHLLIAPVVLPLVAGAALMMFDERRHTLKALINAFSTLLLLVLAVHLLTMADSGAAGGGAMTGVYLLGNWPAPFGIVLVLDRLSALMLVLAALLALAALVFALARWHRGGPHFHTLFQFLLMGVNGAVLTGDLFNLFVFFEVMLAASYGLALHGSGPARVKAGLHYIAINLAASSLFLIGVALIYGTTGTLNMADLAARIPQVPEADRMLLHAGAALLGIAFLVKAGMWPLCFWLPTTYTAAAAPVAAVFAILSKVGIYILLRLSLLLFGATAGASSGFGTSWLFVGGLLTLAFGAIGMLSSQSMGRLAGFSIITSSGTLMAAIGLSSAGVTSGALFYMVSSTLTVSAFFLLIELIERAQDPSMDELAAFTAPDEEAGIDAEDEVGVVIPGTLAVLGICFAGCGLLLAGLPPLSGFVGKFALLTAMLSPIGAEPNSTIATGTWIFFALLILSGLAAMIAMVRAGIRTFWAPAEGPAVPRVRLIEIMPVAFLLVLCVGMSIQGGALMRYMDATAQALHTPSAYIENVLDAPRVERDKGEETAP, from the coding sequence ATGACGGGAGCGGCCAACCACCTTCTGATCGCACCCGTTGTGCTCCCGCTGGTCGCGGGCGCGGCGCTCATGATGTTCGACGAGCGGCGTCATACGCTCAAGGCGCTGATCAACGCGTTCTCGACGTTGCTGCTGCTCGTGCTCGCCGTGCATCTTCTGACGATGGCCGATAGCGGGGCCGCCGGCGGCGGTGCGATGACCGGCGTCTATCTGCTCGGCAATTGGCCCGCACCGTTCGGCATCGTGCTGGTGCTCGACAGGCTTTCCGCGCTGATGCTGGTGCTCGCCGCGCTGCTTGCGCTGGCCGCCCTCGTGTTCGCGCTCGCGCGATGGCACAGAGGCGGCCCGCACTTCCATACGCTTTTCCAATTCCTCTTGATGGGCGTCAACGGCGCCGTGCTGACCGGCGACCTGTTCAACCTGTTCGTGTTCTTCGAGGTCATGCTGGCCGCGTCCTACGGCCTGGCTCTGCATGGCTCGGGGCCTGCGCGCGTCAAGGCGGGGCTGCACTACATCGCCATCAATCTCGCAGCCTCGTCGCTGTTCCTGATCGGCGTTGCGCTGATCTACGGCACCACGGGCACGCTCAATATGGCCGACCTCGCAGCCCGGATTCCTCAGGTGCCCGAGGCGGATCGCATGCTGCTTCACGCAGGCGCGGCGCTGCTCGGCATCGCGTTCCTGGTGAAGGCCGGCATGTGGCCGCTGTGCTTCTGGCTTCCCACGACTTATACGGCAGCGGCGGCGCCGGTGGCTGCGGTGTTCGCCATTCTCTCCAAGGTGGGCATCTACATTCTGCTTCGCCTGTCGCTGCTTCTTTTCGGGGCGACGGCGGGCGCATCATCCGGCTTCGGCACATCGTGGCTGTTCGTGGGCGGCCTCCTCACGCTTGCGTTCGGCGCGATCGGGATGCTCTCGTCCCAGTCGATGGGCCGCCTCGCGGGCTTCAGCATCATTACATCGTCGGGAACGCTCATGGCCGCGATCGGGCTTTCGAGCGCGGGTGTCACGTCGGGCGCGCTGTTCTACATGGTGAGCTCGACGCTTACCGTCAGCGCCTTTTTCCTGCTGATCGAGCTCATCGAGCGCGCGCAGGACCCGTCCATGGACGAGCTTGCGGCGTTCACGGCGCCCGACGAGGAAGCGGGCATCGATGCCGAGGACGAGGTCGGTGTCGTCATTCCGGGGACGCTGGCTGTGCTCGGCATTTGTTTTGCGGGCTGCGGATTGTTGCTCGCGGGACTGCCGCCACTCTCCGGCTTCGTCGGCAAGTTCGCTCTGCTTACGGCGATGCTCTCGCCCATCGGAGCGGAGCCGAACAGCACCATCGCCACGGGCACGTGGATCTTTTTCGCGCTCCTCATTCTTTCCGGTCTCGCGGCCATGATCGCGATGGTTCGCGCCGGCATCCGCACATTCTGGGCGCCCGCGGAAGGGCCGGCGGTGCCGCGCGTGCGCCTGATCGAGATCATGCCGGTCGCGTTTCTGCTGGTGCTTTGCGTGGGCATGTCGATCCAGGGCGGCGCATTGATGCGCTACATGGATGCTACCGCGCAGGCTCTTCATACGCCCTCCGCCTACATCGAAAATGTGCTCGATGCGCCCCGCGTCGAACGAGATAAGGGGGAGGAGACGGCGCCATGA
- a CDS encoding Na+/H+ antiporter subunit E encodes MTLSRWLPYPLLTLALVVMWLLLNSFSIGHILLGSVIAIGASRVMVALKPEPVRIGSWSAVVRLSLTLIYDILRSNIAVASIVLRGRRSAHTAGFIVIPLELRHPMGLALLSCILTSTPGTAWLEYRAANGRLLLHVLDLYDEQAWIDLIKNRYERLLMEIFE; translated from the coding sequence ATGACCCTGAGCCGATGGCTCCCTTATCCGCTGCTCACGCTCGCGCTCGTCGTGATGTGGCTGCTGCTCAACAGCTTCTCGATCGGGCACATCCTGCTCGGCAGCGTGATCGCGATCGGAGCTTCGCGGGTGATGGTCGCGCTCAAGCCCGAACCCGTGCGGATCGGAAGCTGGAGCGCGGTCGTCCGGCTTTCGTTGACGCTTATCTATGACATCCTTCGCTCGAACATCGCGGTGGCGAGCATCGTCCTGCGCGGCCGCCGGTCGGCTCATACGGCGGGGTTCATCGTCATTCCCTTGGAGTTGCGCCACCCCATGGGGCTTGCGCTCCTCTCGTGCATTCTGACCAGCACACCGGGTACGGCTTGGCTCGAATACCGCGCCGCGAACGGCAGGCTCCTGCTCCACGTGCTCGACCTTTACGACGAACAGGCGTGGATCGACCTGATCAAAAATCGCTACGAGCGGTTGCTGATGGAGATTTTCGAATGA
- a CDS encoding K+/H+ antiporter subunit F: MSATILMWSVTIAHVLLAVAMVCQAIRFIRGPRAQDRVMAFDAFYVSSMLLLLTFGIRTGTTLYFEAALVISLLGFVSTVALAKFLMRGEVIE, encoded by the coding sequence ATGAGCGCCACCATTCTCATGTGGTCGGTCACCATCGCGCATGTGCTGCTCGCGGTGGCCATGGTCTGCCAGGCGATCCGCTTCATTCGCGGACCCCGGGCGCAAGATCGCGTGATGGCATTCGATGCCTTCTACGTCAGCTCCATGCTGCTGCTGCTCACCTTCGGAATCCGCACCGGCACCACACTCTACTTCGAAGCAGCCCTCGTGATCTCGCTCCTGGGATTCGTCTCGACGGTCGCGCTCGCCAAATTTCTCATGCGCGGGGAGGTCATCGAATGA
- the mnhG gene encoding monovalent cation/H(+) antiporter subunit G gives MTHLAELPAWAQLLASFFILVGAFVTLIGAVGLLTLRSFYDRIHVPTLGSTWGAGGILLASIIIFSVLQSRAVLHEVLIAIFLTVTMPVVLMLLGRAALYRDRTEGVETVPPMEAVSGLPEDAPDETDGK, from the coding sequence ATGACGCATCTCGCGGAACTCCCTGCCTGGGCGCAACTGCTCGCCTCGTTCTTTATCCTCGTCGGGGCCTTTGTCACCCTCATCGGCGCGGTGGGGCTTCTGACATTGCGCAGCTTCTACGATCGAATTCACGTGCCGACGCTGGGCAGCACGTGGGGCGCAGGCGGGATTTTGCTCGCATCCATCATCATTTTCAGCGTTCTGCAGTCACGTGCGGTGCTGCACGAGGTGCTGATCGCGATTTTTCTCACCGTCACCATGCCGGTGGTGCTGATGCTCCTGGGCCGCGCCGCGCTCTATCGCGACCGCACGGAGGGCGTGGAAACAGTGCCGCCCATGGAGGCGGTGTCCGGACTTCCGGAAGACGCTCCGGACGAGACCGACGGCAAGTAG
- a CDS encoding site-2 protease family protein, with amino-acid sequence MGWSISLGRIAGTEVRIHLTFFLLVAWFAIVAGARGGQAAAIDAVLFILAIFACVLAHEYGHVLAARRFGIGTRDITLLPIGGVASIERMPEKPTQELIIALAGPAVNVAIAFVLFTVFGAGVGLDPAALENQTVDFTTRLAFVNVMLVVFNLIPAFPMDGGRVLRALLSYRFDRAFATRIAAGIGQAVAFGLGFLGLFGNPLLIFIALFVFLAASHESYAVALSEATKGAAMRQATITAFSTLDPQSNVGEAARLLLSTTQTEFPVTDGGGRLRGVLTRDGMIRALSDSGPDTAVLDVMERDVPTINCRAPLERAVSTLQQSGKPLIGVIDDEERVVGIITLENIAEYMMVAQASRDWRPPARPPSSE; translated from the coding sequence ATGGGGTGGTCAATCTCACTGGGACGCATCGCAGGCACGGAGGTGCGCATCCACCTCACGTTCTTCCTGCTGGTGGCATGGTTCGCAATCGTAGCAGGGGCGCGCGGGGGACAGGCGGCCGCCATCGATGCCGTCCTTTTCATTCTCGCCATCTTCGCCTGCGTGCTGGCGCACGAATACGGGCACGTGCTCGCCGCGCGCCGCTTCGGCATCGGGACCCGCGATATTACGCTGCTTCCCATAGGGGGCGTGGCCAGCATCGAACGGATGCCCGAGAAGCCGACGCAGGAACTCATCATTGCGCTGGCCGGCCCGGCCGTGAACGTCGCGATCGCGTTCGTGCTGTTCACCGTCTTCGGCGCAGGCGTCGGGCTCGATCCCGCAGCGCTCGAAAATCAGACCGTCGATTTCACGACACGGCTCGCGTTCGTCAATGTGATGCTCGTGGTGTTCAATCTCATTCCCGCTTTTCCGATGGACGGCGGGCGCGTGCTGCGGGCGCTTCTCTCCTATCGCTTCGACCGCGCCTTTGCGACGCGCATTGCCGCGGGCATCGGGCAGGCCGTCGCGTTCGGCCTCGGCTTCCTCGGGCTTTTCGGAAATCCGCTGCTCATTTTCATCGCGCTTTTCGTGTTCCTCGCAGCGAGCCACGAAAGCTACGCGGTCGCCCTCAGCGAAGCGACGAAAGGCGCGGCGATGCGCCAAGCCACCATCACGGCGTTTTCCACGCTCGATCCGCAGTCGAACGTGGGCGAGGCTGCGCGTCTTCTTCTCTCGACCACGCAGACGGAATTCCCCGTTACCGACGGTGGCGGACGCCTACGAGGCGTCCTGACGCGTGACGGGATGATCCGTGCGCTTTCCGACAGCGGACCCGATACGGCGGTGCTCGATGTGATGGAACGCGACGTGCCGACCATCAACTGCCGCGCACCCCTCGAACGCGCGGTGTCGACGCTCCAACAGAGCGGCAAGCCACTGATCGGCGTTATCGACGACGAGGAGCGCGTGGTCGGCATTATCACGCTCGAGAATATCGCGGAGTACATGATGGTCGCCCAAGCCAGCCGCGATTGGCGCCCGCCGGCACGGCCTCCGTCGAGCGAATAA